Within the Flavobacterium sp. N502536 genome, the region AATTATAACAAATTAATTATGTCCCTATTTTCAGATAACATCAGAGCATTGAGGGTTAAGCATAAAATATCGCAGGAGAAATTAGCTGAGAACCTAAAGATTACCCGAGGAAGATATGTTAAATACGAGGACGGAACCTCTGAGGCGCCGTACGATATCTTGAAACAAATTGCCTTATATTTTCATACTAGTATTGATTTACTATTGTCTGTCGATATACGTAAGATTGATATCGAAAATTTGATAAAACTGGAAGGCAACCGACTCATTCTGCCCATACAGGTAGACCGTTTTGGGGAGAATTATATCGAAATTGTATCCCAAAGAGCAAAAGCAGGTTATCTAAACGGATATGCCGATCCGGAATATATCGAAAGTTTGCAGCAAGTTTCCCTTCCGTTTTTGGGGCCGGGTAAACATCGCGGATTTCCTGTTGAAGGCGATTCGATGCCGCCACATGAAGACGGATCTATTATTATTGGGCGTTATGTAGAAAGGCTGGGAGAGGTGATGGATGGTAAGACGTATATCCTGATTACCAAAAATGAAGGAATGGTTTACAAACGTCTGAACAAAAACAAAAAGAACACTTTGGTTTTAGAATCGGATAATCGTTTTTATCCAAATTATGAAGTGAAAGCCTCTGATATCTTAGAAATCTGGGAATATGAATGTAATATTGGAAGAAGCGATAAACGCCATGAGCAGACAGAATCTCAAAGTATGAAAGACTTACTTCTGGAGGTAAAAAGAGAGGTAATGGAGATTAAGAATAATACTTCGAATACGTAAAAGGTTTTTTGCCACAGATGGCACAGATTATTTTTTTCCGCCACAACCCGAGCGATAGCGAACGGACGAAGTAATTCACGAATTTTATTTAAGCTCTAAACCCGATTTATAATTGATAGTCGTCTGTCGGTCTGAGCGAAGTCGAAGACCTTTTGTGCTAGAAAGCCCTTCGACTTCGCTCAGGAAGACTATAGCCAATAAAAAAACTAAAAAACCTTCACAAATCCCAATCCGTATTGTTTGCCATTATAAAAAGGCATTACCATAGAAGTTGATTTGTTTTCGGAAGATGATTTAAATAGTTTTTTGGTAATATAGGGATTGATCCAGTAGGCAATTTTAGTACTCAAAATCCCGATTCCGGCTCCGGCAGCAACATCCGTTAACCAATGACGGTTGTTGTAAATTCTGAAAAGTCCGGTTCCGGTTGCTACGGCATAACCGGCAATTCCGTACCAAATTGATTTGTCTTTGTATTCCTGCCATAAAAACTCCGCTCCGGCAAAAGCAGTCGCGGTATGCCCTGAAGGAAAAGAGTTGTTCGAACTTCCGTCAGGTCTTTCTACATGTGAAATCGATTTTAAGCCCAAAACAGTTGAAGCCATAATTACGTATGAGGTTACAAAAATGACAGACCGATCCCGCATAGTATTCTTTCCTTTCACACCAAAAGCATTCAGCGCATAAACCGAGGCAGCCGGCGCATATTGAGAGAAATCATCAATAGTGATTTTGTTGTCAATGTCTTCAGTAACTTCTTTTTTAATCTGCGAATTGAAACTCAGCAACTGATCACTTTCAAGTCCAATTACTCCGTAGCCAATTAATACCCCCGGAATGATTAGTTGTTTGTAGTTGAATTTTAATTGTTGTGAAGTACTGTCAATTTTTGTAATAGAATCATTTTGCTGTGCATTGGCACCCAAAAAACCAAATAAAAATACCAGAGAAATCGCTTTGTAAAACATCTTCGTTATTGTTAAAAGTTGCAATAATAACGTATGTCTAACCTAAGTATTTTTGGTTTAATTGAACCTTAAGCGAATATTAACCCGGTGGCTTTAAAATAGAGAATTGAATTAAGATTGGCTAAATATTATATAATTCCGTAGGAATGGTTTATAATTGTAGCGACGGATTTTAATCCGTCGAAAATTGGTGTGCATTTTAAAGAGTTCCATCGGAACGATTCATGTTTTAGTTTTTATTATAACGGGACCGAATTGAAATCCGGCTGACAAAATGGGTCGAGCCTATGGCTCTTTGATTCGCGGGTTTCTTTGATTGACCGGATTGAAATCCGGCCTATAAATATGTACGAACCTATGGTTCTTTTGTATTGTGGGATTTCTTACCAATCGGATTAAAATCCGGCTTTAAAATAGAGAATTGAGTTAAGATTGGCTAAATATTATATAATTCCGTAGGAATGGTTTATAATTGTAGCGACGGATTTTAATCCGTCGAAAATTGATGTGTATTTAAAGAGTTCCATCGGAACGATTCATGTTTTAATTTTTATGATAACGGGATCGGATTAAAATCCGGCCGACAAAATAGGTCGAGCCTATGGCTCTTTGATTCGCGGGTTTACTTGATTGACCGGATTAAAATCCGGTCCTATAAATATGTACGAACCTATGGTTCTTTTGTATTGGAAATTTTTTGATCCGATTGCTCTTTTTCTTCGAAAAATAAAATATCTAAACCTTCAACGAAAACCAAAACGTACTTCCTAATCCCAAATTACTCTCAACACCAATAGTTCCGTTTTGAGCTTCGATAAATTCTTTGCTGATGGCGAGCCCCAATCCGGTTCCTGATTTCTGGCTTCCCGGAATTTGAAAATATTTATCGAAGACTTTGTCTTTATAGCGGGCATCAATTCCTTTTCCGGTATCGATAACCTCAAATGTAATTTGATCGTTTTCTTCTTTTAACCGGATGGTAATGGTACTTTTTTCAGACGAATAGGTAATCGCATTCGACAAATAATTAATCAAAACCCATCCTGTTTTTTCACTGTCGGCTTTTACATCTTGCAGGTGTTCATTGGCTTCAACAATGAGTTTGATTTGTTTTTGTTCGGCCTGAATTTTTACGGCTTCAGTTGCATAATTTACAATCGAATAAGGATTGCTTTTCTCAATGTTTAACTGAATATTCCCGGTTTCTAATTGTGATAAATTAAGCAATTCGCCTGTAATTTTCAATAAACGCTGACTGTCTTCTTTAATGCTTTCTACAAGTTGTTTCTGATCGTCGTTCATTTCACCTGTCTTATTGTTTTGAAGCAATTGAAGGCTTAGTTTTATAGAAGCAATGGGCGTTTTTAATTCGTGCGAAACGGTTGCAATAAAATTAGTCTTTGCAAAATCGAGTTCTTTAAACAAGGTAATATTTCGCAGGATGATTACATCTCCAATATTAATTTCCTTTTCTTCGCCCGTTGGAGTTATGGTGATGTTGATGGTTTCTTTATCAAAATAACTTTCTTTCCCGTGAGCAAAAATTTTCATTGGGTGTTTTTTCTGAGAATCAGCGGCCGGTTCTTTGAGAATCAAAGAGCGAATTAAATCATTGGAGACAGCCAAAGCTGAAGCCGATTGACCAATAACATCTTCAAGTTTCATTCCGATGATTTTGAGAGCTTCATCATTTACAAACAAAATCACGCCTTCCTGGTCTAATCCAATAATAGGATCGTGCATGTTATTGATCAGGGTTTCCAGTCGTTTTTTCTCGAAGAATAATTTGTACAAATTACTATTGTTGTATTCCTGTAGTTTTTGCGCCATGGTATTAAAGGATTTTGCCAGATCACCGTATTCGTTGTGATTGGTAAAATGCACCCGTTCGGAATAATTTTTATTGGCAATTTCCTTAATACTCTGCGTTAATTCCTTAATTGGATTGGCAATATTATTGGGCAAATTAACGAGCAGATTAAAGGCAATTAAAAAGCAGAGTGTTCCCACAATGGCAATCCATAAATTGGCATTTTCAGCGGTATGTCTGGCAATATCACTTTTTTGCTTGATGGCATCCAGATTGAGTTTCATAATCGAAAAAATATCCTGCCTGATTTGTGCTTTCACGGTTTCATTAGAACCATTTTTTTCTAAAAGCGCAAAGTCATTTTCTAGTTTGGCAGTGGCTTCTTTTTCTCCGGGTTCTGTAACGTTTCGGGTTTGTTTTTCAAGATATTCTTTAAAAGTATGAATCGTACTATCAGTATTCACTTTGATTTCATCCAGAGATAAAATCATATTTCTGGAATATTCCAGCGTATTGTAATTCGCTTTCAGAATATTCTCGGTATCTGCTTTGATTAAAAAAACAGCATATCCGCTCACTAACGAGAGTATAATAATCATTAAAAATAACAACCCGACTCCCAGATTCAATTTGGTTTTAATTCTCATTTTTTGCTTTTTCTAGTAAAAAAGTTAGTTGTGAAATGTAAAATGTATTTCGCAAAAACATCTCACATTTTACATAAAAACATTTCACATTTTACGATAATATAACAAGATCAACATTTGATAAAGACAGACTATTCAATAGACGTCTGAAAATTGTTGTAGACAAAATTACTTTAAATAAATTTAAATGTGGTTTCCCAATACATACAGTTGTAATGTGCTTTTCTTCGACCGTCATTAAAATGGCGTCGGCAATATTTTTGTTTTCTGTTTTAATCACTTCGGCACCCAGCTGAACAGCCAGTTTAAAATTATTAATCAAATGTCGTTGTTTGTCCAATGCAATTTTGGTACTGCTTTCTTTCGGAGTTTCTACATACAAAACATACCAGGATCCGTTATAATAACTTGCCAGACGTGCCGCTTTTCTGATTACAATTTTTGCTGTTTTGTCGTTGCTGCTAATGCAGGCCAGTAATTTTTCGTGTCTTAATGCATGCAGCTGGGGTACTTCGTTTTCTACTTTTCGAACTACCTGGCTGGCAACTTCTTTCAAAGCCAATTCACGCAATTGTAAAATTTGTTCTGATTTGAAAAAATTAGACAAAGCAGTCTGAATCTTATCTGCCGTATAAATTTTTCCTTCTTTTAAACGTGCAATCAAATCTTCAGAGGTCAAATCGATGTTTACGACTTCATCGGCCAGTCGTAAAACATTATCGGGAATACGTTCCTGAACATCAATACTTGTGATGCGTTTAACGTCTTCATTTAA harbors:
- a CDS encoding XRE family transcriptional regulator, giving the protein MSLFSDNIRALRVKHKISQEKLAENLKITRGRYVKYEDGTSEAPYDILKQIALYFHTSIDLLLSVDIRKIDIENLIKLEGNRLILPIQVDRFGENYIEIVSQRAKAGYLNGYADPEYIESLQQVSLPFLGPGKHRGFPVEGDSMPPHEDGSIIIGRYVERLGEVMDGKTYILITKNEGMVYKRLNKNKKNTLVLESDNRFYPNYEVKASDILEIWEYECNIGRSDKRHEQTESQSMKDLLLEVKREVMEIKNNTSNT
- a CDS encoding phosphatase PAP2 family protein, whose amino-acid sequence is MFYKAISLVFLFGFLGANAQQNDSITKIDSTSQQLKFNYKQLIIPGVLIGYGVIGLESDQLLSFNSQIKKEVTEDIDNKITIDDFSQYAPAASVYALNAFGVKGKNTMRDRSVIFVTSYVIMASTVLGLKSISHVERPDGSSNNSFPSGHTATAFAGAEFLWQEYKDKSIWYGIAGYAVATGTGLFRIYNNRHWLTDVAAGAGIGILSTKIAYWINPYITKKLFKSSSENKSTSMVMPFYNGKQYGLGFVKVF
- a CDS encoding cell wall metabolism sensor histidine kinase WalK, which gives rise to MRIKTKLNLGVGLLFLMIIILSLVSGYAVFLIKADTENILKANYNTLEYSRNMILSLDEIKVNTDSTIHTFKEYLEKQTRNVTEPGEKEATAKLENDFALLEKNGSNETVKAQIRQDIFSIMKLNLDAIKQKSDIARHTAENANLWIAIVGTLCFLIAFNLLVNLPNNIANPIKELTQSIKEIANKNYSERVHFTNHNEYGDLAKSFNTMAQKLQEYNNSNLYKLFFEKKRLETLINNMHDPIIGLDQEGVILFVNDEALKIIGMKLEDVIGQSASALAVSNDLIRSLILKEPAADSQKKHPMKIFAHGKESYFDKETINITITPTGEEKEINIGDVIILRNITLFKELDFAKTNFIATVSHELKTPIASIKLSLQLLQNNKTGEMNDDQKQLVESIKEDSQRLLKITGELLNLSQLETGNIQLNIEKSNPYSIVNYATEAVKIQAEQKQIKLIVEANEHLQDVKADSEKTGWVLINYLSNAITYSSEKSTITIRLKEENDQITFEVIDTGKGIDARYKDKVFDKYFQIPGSQKSGTGLGLAISKEFIEAQNGTIGVESNLGLGSTFWFSLKV
- a CDS encoding sensor protein KdpD — translated: MKEEKENNAQHFLDLIQKSRKGKFKIYIGMSAGVGKTYRMLQEAHSLLKNGIDVKIGYIETHMRKETHELLSGLPVIPRRTIFYKGKELEELDVQAIINLRPEVVIVDELAHTNVEGSKNEKRWQDVLEILEAGINVISAVNIQHIESLNEDVKRITSIDVQERIPDNVLRLADEVVNIDLTSEDLIARLKEGKIYTADKIQTALSNFFKSEQILQLRELALKEVASQVVRKVENEVPQLHALRHEKLLACISSNDKTAKIVIRKAARLASYYNGSWYVLYVETPKESSTKIALDKQRHLINNFKLAVQLGAEVIKTENKNIADAILMTVEEKHITTVCIGKPHLNLFKVILSTTIFRRLLNSLSLSNVDLVILS